A single region of the Epinephelus fuscoguttatus linkage group LG14, E.fuscoguttatus.final_Chr_v1 genome encodes:
- the LOC125900503 gene encoding interferon alpha-inducible protein 27-like protein 2A → MGLLTAVLVGGGAAGAVVAAPLVLTGAGFTAAGIAAGSIAAKMMSAAAIANGGGVAAGSLVAGLQAAGAAGLSGAATAAVGGTGAALGWLAAIII, encoded by the exons ATGGGGCTTT TGACGGCTGTGTTAGTTGGCGGCGGTGCAG CGGGTGCCGTGGTCGCAGCTCCTCTTGTTCTGACTGGTGCAGGTTTCACTGCAGCTGGAATAGCAGCAGGCTCCATTGCTGCAAAAATGATGTCAGCTGCTGCAATTGCTAACGGCGGAGGAGTGGCAGCAGGAAGTCTGGTGGCTGGTCTGCAAGCAGCAG GTGCTGCTGGTCTGTCAGGAGCTGCCACTGCAGCTGTGGGCGGCACTGGAGCAGCACTGGGATGGCTGGCTGCAATCATCATATGA